ACTAAGTAGGTATCAAAGAGCTAAATCAAAGTGAATTATTCTTGTATAAATTCCGACTCTTCTCGTCTGTCTTTGTTCGTGTCAAAACAAAACCTAATTATCAAGGTTTACACATCAAATGCGATGCGAATTCGCACGTTGCTCAGGTGTGCGAGCGGGATATCGCTTTATTATGTACAGCGCTGTCACGCTCATGCACCGGGGCGACGTGCGAATTCgcatcagtgtgataaccgcgaTAACCTGATGATTTTTCAATAAATATGTCGATGTTTTTGTATAATTATCTATCCGTATTGAATCACTCGTAGGTCGATTTATGTAATAGTGTTTTaagagtattattttatttatttaagtacttacttttgATATACCTacgatgtttattttattttttacagatGGGTTTTCATTCAGCACAAAAAGGATATccgtaaagaaataaaaaagaaaaatgcaACTACAAATGTAGATCCCGCCTTAGAAATACAAaactagaaaataaaataaaatgtatttgttttattttatacatattatatatattacttaattgttttttatatgtatttttttttaactgaaaTACACATTtgaaaattcagaaaatatacatttataaaataataatatacctacctgaCTAATACTTcacgtaataaaataatgtaaagatAATAtcgataattataatataaatataggttttatttttacaagattgtattaatataatatttaataaaacattcCTTTTTACAGGAAATAAACATATGTACATAATACCCGATCAGGGAACAATGGAGTtagaagttagaccaagaaaagtctgcagcgattttgatagcccgcgcagtgtacgtgttatttataaacgtcaaacttctatgaaattatgacgtataaataacacttgcacttgcactatcaaaatcgctgcagactttttttggtttaACTTTACGAACATTTGAAATTACGATAATTAACCAATCTTTCTTTTACCTGGCTCCTTCCCATTCACGAGGGGTCGGCCCCTCTAATCGTGCGgccgacgtgttgcctccctgtcgcacttacgtacgaatttacaagtgcggcagagaggcaacacgtcgaacgtggttcgcggtaggccctctggccccgtagacaacatgccaatcgctcgCTCcgatagcgaacgaaacgcaactgtcactgtcatacTAAtacggaagagtgatagagagacacaaagcgattcgatgacGAAGAGCAAGCGATTGTCCCCTTGGCTAGGTCGCCTGGGTCGTCTCTGGTTTTAGGTTTccatttttcatgttttttcttAAAACTGCCATCCAGGTTGTCAGGCGACTATCTGATTCCTGATATGCAACAGCCATATCCAGGACTTTTTGGTCATGTGTTCTGGTGGTCCTCGCATCACATGGCCATACCACCTCCGGTATTATGATAAATAACCAATGAGAATAATAAAATATGGTTAATAAACATCATTACTAATATGGTTAATAAACATGGAGACACTCCTCCATGGGctttctcggctccgttcggctcagcattgctccgagcaattattagggttgacacaacttgacgtccctttgcacGCACGACCGCAGAttataattacttgaattttaacaaccctaaatagccgaaagggatagtaccaTACAGCACAAAAGAAAGTAAGTATAAGttaaagggacagcatgattcgtccctgaaccgctgtcaaacttcggttttgtaggaattgtcctttctgtacggtagtactattatttattctgtggtacagCAAGCAAGAAACATGCAAAATAGTTCATtggtataaatataattttgatagtgCGATGTAAACAACACGTCGGATAAATCGTACCGATGACAGTCCCTTcgaaaaattacattttaactCAGTAAGTAAATTTAACCAATAATAATGTAGCCAAGATACTGAAATCTTATATGCACATTCAAACACATATTTATCTGCTTTATAATCAATATTCCGACGTTTAAGTAAAactggcggtctagcatgagttgcctTCTCGCGCTTGAAGTTGCGCTAATAGATGTATGATGTcacgcgcgagaacgcaactcatgctagaccggctGGTACGATATAACCGATTGTCCCCTAAAAAGAAATACAAGTAGCAAATCCCGCGTAATATACGATGTTTGAATAATCTGGTTCCATATTGAGTGTATTAacttgtacagtcaacaacagagctatgaatacaggcaaagtgtcaaaaatatgtatacagtactttattgcctgtacattaaggtcgtgtatacatatttttggcactttgcctgtattcatagctctgttgttgactgtacgacAAGGAGTCGTACAAACACTTCTAGTAAACATCATTATTTAACTATCATATAAATTGATAACGCCTCACTTATACAGTGTGCATCAATTACCTATGTGACGAGCATAATGAATAACTGTGTATGAACGATAGAGacacttaaataaaaaagactgacggcgcgattcgggaaatgaattagagattaactagatacgatatagtacagtatctagtgaatctctaattcatttccggaatcgcggcgccagccgccataaggtaccttttgccgtggaacgtcacatatctttactatttcatatctagtgagtctctaattcatttcccgaatccagCCGTGACTCTTCGTTACTTCGACTCTGCTGGCTTGGCTTCCCAGCCAAGATGACATCGTACatgcaaagagaatttagactagaggaatattgtcaaagtcatttactgccatttttcgacacaaatgattaaaaattttagaacgccatttgattttAATCCTTactctttcactgatatgtgttaaatttgttatgtcaaaaagtatcgccgtctactcgagagtaggccaaaggtatggcactatcgctcgaaaagatggcaccatacctttggcctatctgGCCTATCCTAATTAGTACATCTTTTTCTACTTTTCAAGCGGCTTTTCGATTAACTCTGAACtctttttgaaatacatttgtGGCAAAgggaaatcacaaaaaaaagtattaaaaacCAAATTTAAAAAGAGCTGCTTTAACATTGACAGCCTATTCTGTACTTGTTTGTAGCGGACACTAATAACACACATTGGGTCTGTTTGTAAACGTCTGCATTCAACGACAGAGTCATGTGGCATTAACAAAGCCATAGTCTGTGACATTCAAGTAGTGAATAGCAACGAAACATTTCGTTACTAAAACGAATAAACGCGAAATAAACATGAAAACTCCACCCAACCATTTTCGAAGATTATTTTGCACTGATTACTTTGAGGTTGCTCAGTAAAATATATAATGGAACATGCTATATACTAAAGCAAATTAGGAGCTATCTATGtacaaataaacttttaaaACGTCAGTTAAGCGAAAGTGTTTCATCAACAGACAACATCGACAGTAAAATGAGTGATCAGAAAACAAATGTGGAAGAAAAACCTTTAAAAGATAATAAAAATGAATTCAAAACCAAAACGCTGTATGAGAAAATATGTCACATCAAATGTAACGTGACTGTTGAACCAATATTTGCTGGGCTAGTTATAGGATCTATGCTTTCTAGAATAGCAATACAAAATCTTAATTTGGACAAAACGTGCAGAGTGAAAAAAGATTATGGGGATGTTATTTGCGATGCGCTTATTGAAAGAAAAGGTAACCATACTGAAGAAGAAGGAGAAATACAGAAGATTATATCCCAAATTGAAACGTGGAGGAGCATAATACAGACTGCAGTGCCTACCCTGCTTGTGATTTTCATGGGTGCTTGGAGTGATAGGACAGGAAATAGGAAGATTTGCATTCTCTTACCAGTGGTAGGAGAGATCTTGGTTTGCGCAAGCAATATCCTGAGCACTTATTTTTTCGATGAGATTCCTGTGGAAGTGACGATGTTCCTAGAATCTATATTCCCTGCCGTTACTGGTGGATGGGTCATGATGTATCTTGGAGTCTTCAGCTACATAAGTGATATTACCACGGCAGAATGCAGGACTTTCAGGGTTGGCTTAGTTAATCTTTGCATGACGTGTGGTATTCTCGTTGGCACTTCCTTAAGTGGATTCCTCTTGAGGTTTGGAGGATATTACGGAGTATTTTCCACAACAGGAATCATACAATTAGCTATTGTTGCATATGGATGCATATATTTGAAGAACAATACTAAACCGGATCAAGATTCAAATGAgaaggtatttatatattgttTTAAGAAATActgatatatttaatatatttacttatttacatagatccctgaaagggataagttcacCTTTGTACAAAT
This genomic window from Cydia splendana chromosome 9, ilCydSple1.2, whole genome shotgun sequence contains:
- the LOC134793345 gene encoding probable peptidoglycan muropeptide transporter SLC46 isoform X2 yields the protein MSDQKTNVEEKPLKDNKNEFKTKTLYEKICHIKCNVTVEPIFAGLVIGSMLSRIAIQNLNLDKTCRVKKDYGDVICDALIERKGNHTEEEGEIQKIISQIETWRSIIQTAVPTLLVIFMGAWSDRTGNRKICILLPVVGEILVCASNILSTYFFDEIPVEVTMFLESIFPAVTGGWVMMYLGVFSYISDITTAECRTFRVGLVNLCMTCGILVGTSLSGFLLRFGGYYGVFSTTGIIQLAIVAYGCIYLKNNTKPDQDSNEKDPITAKYLITVQKETASVVTRKREGNIRMKIILTLIVVAMAYGPNHGESKVLYLFLRYRLNWDAVKYSIYSTCNIITHSIGALFSISVFSKRWSWDDSVLCLISIVSKMVGSVFIAFVATDFQMFMVPLVEILNATTFTSLRSMASKLVPSQEMGKMNSLFSLVETLAALVFDPTYTTLYGATMKTFTGAVFLYSACNTLPAISILIWFFRQHRQEVKEKKSEIIIQKLEVICAPAPEKSV
- the LOC134793345 gene encoding probable peptidoglycan muropeptide transporter SLC46 isoform X1, with the translated sequence MSDQKTNVEEKPLKDNKNEFKTKTLYEKICHIKCNVTVEPIFAGLVIGSMLSRIAIQNLNLDKTCRVKKDYGDVICDALIERKGNHTEEEGEIQKIISQIETWRSIIQTAVPTLLVIFMGAWSDRTGNRKICILLPVVGEILVCASNILSTYFFDEIPVEVTMFLESIFPAVTGGWVMMYLGVFSYISDITTAECRTFRVGLVNLCMTCGILVGTSLSGFLLRFGGYYGVFSTTGIIQLAIVAYGCIYLKNNTKPDQDSNEKKDPITAKYLITVQKETASVVTRKREGNIRMKIILTLIVVAMAYGPNHGESKVLYLFLRYRLNWDAVKYSIYSTCNIITHSIGALFSISVFSKRWSWDDSVLCLISIVSKMVGSVFIAFVATDFQMFMVPLVEILNATTFTSLRSMASKLVPSQEMGKMNSLFSLVETLAALVFDPTYTTLYGATMKTFTGAVFLYSACNTLPAISILIWFFRQHRQEVKEKKSEIIIQKLEVICAPAPEKSV